A window of Halopseudomonas sabulinigri genomic DNA:
CCAACAGTAGGGCGCGTGGCGACTCCTGCGGCAAGCCGAAGCGAATCCACAGCGAGAGTATCGACAGGCTGATGGCGATGACGATGGACGCGGCAAACCAGGCAGGATCAAAGCGCAACTCGGCATCCATGCGCATGGCCAGCATGCCGCTGTAGTGCATGCAGCCGATGCCGGCGCCCACCAGCACGCCCCCGAGCAGCAGCTCCACACGGCCAAGATTGCGGCGCGCCAGCAGGGTCAGTGCGACCAGGGAGGCGGCCAGGGCGGGCAGGATAGACAACATGGTGATGGCGGGGTCGTACGCCACCGGCATGCCGATATCATGGGCCAGCATGCCGATGAAATGCATGGCCCAGATGCCGCCACCCAGCGCGGCGGCGCCGCTAAGCAGGGCGCCGTTGCGCGTCGAGCGGGTGCTGGCCTTGCGCGCCAGCCCGGCAACCTGCAGTGCCAGCCAGGCCGCCGCAATAGCGATGATGATCGACAGCACCATCAGCGAATGATGGTGATGACCGTGCAGCAATGGGCCGGGGTTCAGTTCGGCATTGTAAAACCAGGACCCTGTCAGCAAGGCTTACTCCCGCTCCTTACGGTGGCTCGTTGTCGAGCTACCGCATTCGACTCTCGATCAATGGGGACTACAGGCACATTGTCATCATAGAGCGCGTTGCACAGACTGCCTAGCAGGTCACTGGAAACGCCCTGGCGCAAACGCAGGATTAGCCATGACCCCTGGAGCAGCCAGACGATGCTGTTGTTACTGCAGGTTATCGGCGCTGGAAGGCGAGGCTTGAGTACCGCTCAGCAGTTGCCGCCAATGCTGACGAATGGTCTGCAGTGACCGTTCGCCACCCAGTTGGCCGCGGAACAACAGCACGCTGCCAAGCACCGTCGAGTATTGAATCAGCGCCATGGCGCGTGCGGTGCCGGGTGCAACCAGTGGCTCCAGCAGGGCTGCGCTCTGCTCGACCCGGGCGTGGTCGACGCTGGCTACCACTTGCCGGGCGTAGTCATCGCGTTGGGCATAGTCGCGAATGGCAAACTCCACCTTCATGCGTTTGAACTCCACCGCAGGACCCTCGAACATCAGCTTGAGCACGCGATCCACCTCCTGCTCGGGCGTCAGCTGAGGGTCTTGTCCCGGCTGCCAATAACGCAAGCCCTTCATGCGCAGCGCCTGCCACTGATCGAGAAACAGGTGGATAAAGCTGCCAAGGTCTTCGAAATGCCAGTAAAAGCTGCCGCGTGTCACCTTCAGGCGCTTGGCTAGTGGCAATACCCTGAGCTGATCAAAACCGCCTTCGAGAATCGCCTCGGTAGCGGCATTGAACCAGTCCTGCTGGCTGAGTACTGCACGCCCGGTCGGTCGGCCGCGGGGCTTGGGTTTGCTGGTGACGGGCATGGCAACTGTCTCGTTGAAGCGCGAAGCCGGCATTA
This region includes:
- a CDS encoding TetR/AcrR family transcriptional regulator encodes the protein MPVTSKPKPRGRPTGRAVLSQQDWFNAATEAILEGGFDQLRVLPLAKRLKVTRGSFYWHFEDLGSFIHLFLDQWQALRMKGLRYWQPGQDPQLTPEQEVDRVLKLMFEGPAVEFKRMKVEFAIRDYAQRDDYARQVVASVDHARVEQSAALLEPLVAPGTARAMALIQYSTVLGSVLLFRGQLGGERSLQTIRQHWRQLLSGTQASPSSADNLQ